Below is a window of Virgibacillus sp. NKC19-3 DNA.
GCCACTCGGGCCCTCCCCAATTTTATACCTTCTTATCTTTCATAAAAATCCGCCTGCCTTCCAATAAGAAAACAGACGGGATTTTATATTATAGTTTCCTCTTTTGGCAATTGTCACTAGGCCAAGTTGATTTAACATTTTTTACCTCATGGTTTAATCACAATATGCCGATGCGGTTCATCACCTTCAGAGTATGTCGAAACATCGCCACGGCTTTGCAGAACACTATGGATAATTTTTCGCTCAAATGCCGGCATTGGTTCAAGCGCTACTTTTTTATTGATATGGATTGCTTTATCCGCCATTTTCGCTGCTAAGGATTGCAGGGTGTCTTTTCGCCGATCGCGATATCCCTCTGCGTCTACTGTAACAGAATAAAACTGTGTGTTGTCTTTATTTAACGCAAGATGTACTAAATATTGCAGGGAATTGAGCGTTTGGCCACGTTTTCCGATTAAGATAGCGATATTATCACCACTTAATTCAAAAGTGACATGGTTACCCTCCATACTTGTTGAAACATTTGCATCTACATTCATATTCATGGTAACTTCTTTAATAAAATCCGCTGTTTCCTGGATTGGATCTTTGCTGATGGTTACTTTTACAATTGCTCGTTTTGATCCAAAACCAAGTAACCCTTTCTTACCTCCATCAATAACATCAACTTCTACCTGGTCCCTCGTGATGTTTAACTGCTCTAATGCTGATTGGATCGCTTCATCAACGGTTTGTCCACTAGCAGTTATTTCTCTCACTTTTTGTCTCCTCCAGTATTGTTAGTATTATTACGCATCATCGGTTTATTGATAAGCAGGGTTTGAGCAACCATAAAGACGTTACCTACTACCCAATATAATGCCAATGCTGATGGGAAGAAGATCGCAAACACACCAATCATAATCGGCATGACATAAAGCATCACTTGCATTTGCGGATTACTTGCAGAAGGATTTCCTGCCATCATGAGCTTTTGCTGGAAGAAGGTCGCTCCACCAGCAATCAATGGTAATATAAAGAAGGGATCTGGTGAACCTAATTCAAACCATAGAAAACTATGTGTACTAATTTCTTCCGTTCGCATTATTGAATGATACATCGCCATTAATATAGGCATTTGTACAAAAATCGGCAAACAACCTGCGAGTGGATTTACCCCGTTTTTCTGGAATAAAGCCATCGTTTCTTCTTGAAGCTTTTGTTGCGTTTTTTGATCTTTAGAACTATATTTCTTTTGTAATTCCTGAAGTTTTGGCTGGACTTCCTGCATCGCTCGTGAACTTTTAAG
It encodes the following:
- the spoIIIJ gene encoding YidC family membrane integrase SpoIIIJ, with protein sequence MRKKHILLLTLIGLVVLLAGCTQVNEPITEESTGIWNTWLVYPLSQFITYLAELFNENYGLAIIIVTILARLLLLPLNIKQLKSSRAMQEVQPKLQELQKKYSSKDQKTQQKLQEETMALFQKNGVNPLAGCLPIFVQMPILMAMYHSIMRTEEISTHSFLWFELGSPDPFFILPLIAGGATFFQQKLMMAGNPSASNPQMQVMLYVMPIMIGVFAIFFPSALALYWVVGNVFMVAQTLLINKPMMRNNTNNTGGDKK
- the jag gene encoding RNA-binding cell elongation regulator Jag/EloR; the encoded protein is MREITASGQTVDEAIQSALEQLNITRDQVEVDVIDGGKKGLLGFGSKRAIVKVTISKDPIQETADFIKEVTMNMNVDANVSTSMEGNHVTFELSGDNIAILIGKRGQTLNSLQYLVHLALNKDNTQFYSVTVDAEGYRDRRKDTLQSLAAKMADKAIHINKKVALEPMPAFERKIIHSVLQSRGDVSTYSEGDEPHRHIVIKP